GGTCTGGGACCGGACGTCGCAACGGCGAAGGGGAGATTGCCCAGGGCGCCGGTCCCCAAGGGGACGTCCGCCTCATGATGGTTGAGTAACCGGCCGGAGCAAAGACGATCTACGCGGGTATGGGTTCTCCGGAGGTACGATCCCGGCCATGACGTTCGACCCACACCCGGGTCCGGCACGCGCATGCGCGCGTTCGCGGTTCTGCTCGACGTCCCCGTGCTCCTCCGGGTCTCTGGTGTGCACCGCGGGCGAGCCGACCGAGTTATCGGCCCGTCGCCGAGTCGGCGGATGACGACATGAGCACGGCCTCGCCGGTCCCCGAGACATCCGAGGAGCTCGAGGGAGATGAAGCTCTCGAGACAATCCGCCGAACAGGTCTGCTCACGCTGGCGAGAGACGGATTCATCCGTTTCCGTGCGGCCGACGGCTTCAGCCATGCGCGCGCCTTGGCCTTCCAGCTCACCCTGACCATAATCCCCGCCCTGATCGCCGTTGTCGGCCTGGCCGCGGCGACGGAACGTGACGACGTCCGTCGGTTCGTCGCCGAGACACTCAGGTCAGTCGCCCCCGGGCCCATGGGGGAACTGCTGAGCGCCGCCATTGAACAGGGCTCTGTTAGCGCAGCCGAAGAGAGAGGCGAGGTCGCACTGGCACTGGGGGGCATCGTCGCGCTCGTCGCCGGGACGATCGCGATGGCGCAGGTGGAGCGAGGCGCGAACCGCATCTACGGTCTAGAAACGGATCGGTCGCCGGTGAGACGGTACCTTCGAGCAACCATCCTTGCGACGACGTCAGGCGCCCTCGTCATTGCGGCACTCGTGGTAGTCGTCGCGGGCGGGGCGCTTCGTCGCGTCGCAGGGTTCACACATGTCGCCGATCTCGTATGGGCGATCGCGCGCTGGCCGGTGGGAATCGCCCTGCTCATCGCTGGAACCGCCGTGTTGTATCGTCACGTTCCCAACCGGCGTCAGCCCGAGGCATCGTGGCTCGCCGTTGGGGCAGGTCTGTCGGTGACCGTCTGGTTGACGGTGACCGCGGCGCTTGGCGCCTTCCTCGGTCGGAGCGGCTCACTCGGCGCGACCTATGGGCCCCTCGCCGGAACGATCGGCCTGTTGCTCTGGGCCCTCATCACATCCCTCGCGCTCTTTGTCGGCCTCTCATTCTCAGCGCAGCTCGAGGCTGTCCGCGCGGGCGTCGCCGCACCACGCGTCGAGACCGAACACGACTCCCGTGCCGCGGTGCATGTGCGGACGAAGGATCTTCCTCCGAGTTGATCTTCGTCGCGAGGTGGTCCGAACCGCTCGAGGTTGGACGCTCCTGCGATTCGTCCATAAGCGGCACGCGGTCGAGGTCATTAGGTCCGAGTGTGCATTCGCGCAATCAACGGGTGAGGCCCGGACCGAACGCCACGGGTCGTCCAATGGCGTTTCCCACTCAGTCCCGGGTCTGACGGAACGCCACCGGCCTGCGGATCCCGCTGACGGGTGATCCGCGGTGGGGGCTGCTGCGAACCCCGGTGTGATGCCGCCCGACCCCGCCGCTCGGCCTGCGCGGCTGAGCTATCCAGGGCGCGACCTCTCGCGCCTTTTCCGGGCCGCATCCACGCAACACGACGGAAGGCAAGGAATGTCAGATCCTCTCGACCTCGTCGGGAAGTCCATCGAGGAGCAGCACGCCGGGGAGTCCGCCTCGACGCGCCGCCAGTTCGTCGCAGGTGCCACGGCGACCCTCGGTGGCCTCGGCCTGCTCGCGATCCCCGGTGTGGCCGCGGCCACCAAGGGCAAGCACGGCCGGGTGCGCAACGACCCGCAGACCATCCTGAACGTCGCGGCGACCGCCGAGGTGCTGGCGACGATCGTCAACACCATCGGCTGGGAGCGCGGCCTGGGTGGCGACGACGTGACGCAGGCCAACATCAAGGCCGCGGCGCGTGAGGAGCTCATCCACTACCAGGTGCTGACGAGCAAGGGCGTCGGCGGCCGGCCGGTCACCAAGAAGATCTGGGTGCCGGACGCGGTGTTCGCGAGCCGCGAGGGCCTGCTCAGCACCCTCGAGGTCGGCGACCAGATCTTCATCAACGCCTACCTGATCGGGACGATCGAGTTCGGCAACCGCGGCAGCGGGGCCCTCGCGGCCACGACCGCCGAGTTCATGGGTGCCGAGGCCGTGCACCGGGCGCTCGCCCGTCAGTCGCTGGGCAAGCTCGGCAACGACCGCGTCTTCATGAAGTTCAGCCAGCGTGAGGAGGCGCTGGACGCGCCGAACGTCGGTCAGAAGGGCTTCACCCGGATCGAGACGGCCGTCGCGCAGTTGCAGGCGGCCGGCTTCGGCTTCGGCGCCGAGGGCTCCGCCCCCGGCAGCTTCTACTCGTTCGACGAGGTGTCCAAGCGGACCCCCGACGACCCGGCCATCAACACGCGGGTGCCCGTGGTCAGCTGACCCCGGGTCGGTGGGTGGCGCGCGTCCTGTGGTCGGGGCGCGCGCCCACCCGCCGCGATCGACGCCGCGAGATCCTCACGCCTGATCACGCGCGCCCCACGGGAGCCAGCGGCACCCGGCAGGCCTCGCCTCGATGGTCTTAGTAACCTCACGGCGAGAGCGAAGTCCGCCCCCGCGGATACAACTCGGACCACCTCCTTCGCGGGGCGGCTTTTGGCATTTGTCCACGGCCTCATCGGAGGAGGCCCGCCGATGTCGATTACCCAGAAGGAGCAGCGTTGACCAGTTGGGTCCGCGTCGTCGACCGTGCCTTGTTGGAGGTCCTCCTCACCCTCGATCGACGAGGTGAGCCTCTCAGCGGCTGGTGGATCGAAGCGGACCCGGACCTCCGGGCTCAGCTCGGACCCAAGCAGGCCGCGCGTGCATTCCATCGCCTCGTCGGCCACGGCTACCTCTCGCTGGTTCCCGGCGAGGGAGGAGATGCCGGCTCCTACCACCTGACGCCGGCCGGGCGCACCGCCGGGGAATCCGACCCGCGCGACGCATAAGACGCTCGCAGCCACGCTGGGGCGACATCGCCCCAGCGTGGCTTCTTGTGGTCAACTCACACCCGCGAAACGCGAGAAGTGAAACGTGCGAGAGCGGTTCACCCGGTACCGCAATGACGCGCGCCGGGGTTCCTAGCCTTTTGGATAGTGCCGTGGCCGAGCTGCTCCGACATACAGTGGCCCGGCTGATTCGTGGCCCCTCCGAGGGCAGCGATCTCATGTCCAACTGCCAGCGCCCGTGGAGAGGGAACATCTGCGATTACGTGCCGCGGCCGCGCCGTGCCCTGAACGCCTGGTCTCGTGGCCTCCACCGGCTGTGAGAAGTCGCGTGTCAGGTCCGACGGAGACACAGCGCGCGGGAGCTGAGGGCCCCGGGCAGCCCCGCGCGGAGGGCCCCCTCGCCTACCTCGTCGCACGGTTCCCGGTCGTCTCGGAGACGTTCGTGATGAACGAGATCCTGGAGATGGAGCGCCAGGGGGAGCGGGTCGAGCTGCTGCCGCTGCGGGGCTCCCCGGACCCCGTCGTGCATGAGGCGGCCGTGGGTCTCGCGCGGAGGGCTCACCGGCCGACGTTGGCCACGGTCCTCG
This DNA window, taken from Miltoncostaea oceani, encodes the following:
- a CDS encoding YihY/virulence factor BrkB family protein translates to MSTASPVPETSEELEGDEALETIRRTGLLTLARDGFIRFRAADGFSHARALAFQLTLTIIPALIAVVGLAAATERDDVRRFVAETLRSVAPGPMGELLSAAIEQGSVSAAEERGEVALALGGIVALVAGTIAMAQVERGANRIYGLETDRSPVRRYLRATILATTSGALVIAALVVVVAGGALRRVAGFTHVADLVWAIARWPVGIALLIAGTAVLYRHVPNRRQPEASWLAVGAGLSVTVWLTVTAALGAFLGRSGSLGATYGPLAGTIGLLLWALITSLALFVGLSFSAQLEAVRAGVAAPRVETEHDSRAAVHVRTKDLPPS
- a CDS encoding ferritin-like domain-containing protein; translation: MSDPLDLVGKSIEEQHAGESASTRRQFVAGATATLGGLGLLAIPGVAAATKGKHGRVRNDPQTILNVAATAEVLATIVNTIGWERGLGGDDVTQANIKAAAREELIHYQVLTSKGVGGRPVTKKIWVPDAVFASREGLLSTLEVGDQIFINAYLIGTIEFGNRGSGALAATTAEFMGAEAVHRALARQSLGKLGNDRVFMKFSQREEALDAPNVGQKGFTRIETAVAQLQAAGFGFGAEGSAPGSFYSFDEVSKRTPDDPAINTRVPVVS